In Zingiber officinale cultivar Zhangliang chromosome 6A, Zo_v1.1, whole genome shotgun sequence, a single genomic region encodes these proteins:
- the LOC121993993 gene encoding probable BOI-related E3 ubiquitin-protein ligase 2: MDELQLLQHQISLQQRGGRGGGGVGANNPTVFSDLTSSNPSKRPAAVALQHSSVTSKSGTVLAMPPAALQDLEIDAIVSLHTERLRNEVREVTKRHCRGLLSAAEREAARRLREKAVELEVARLTNAALEEKVRKLTAENQMRLAAAKHYEAAVGVLRGSLQRALLLQQSRSRSSAGCCEGYGDSEAISAAESSCCFEAEEKGRGQQQQQRRRRRSGWWCKACGRKEARTLLLPCKHLCLCEECEPGVGECPVCGAAKTAGFQVFTC, from the exons ATGGACGAGCTTCAATTGCTGCAACACCAGATCAGTCTGCAGcagcgaggaggaagaggaggaggaggagtggGAGCGAACAACCCCACCGTGTTCAGCGATCTCACCAGCTCCAACCCATCGAAGAGGCCGGCGGCTGTGGCCCTGCAACATTCCTCTGTTACCTCTAAGAGCGGCACGGTACTCGCTATGCCGCCAGCGGCCCTGCAAGATTTGGAGATCGACGCCATCGTCAGTCTCCAT ACGGAGCGGCTGCGGAATGAGGTGCGGGAGGTGACGAAGAGGCATTGCCGGGGGCTTTTATCTGCGGCGGAACGGGAGGCGGCGCGGAGGTTGAGGGAGAAGGCGGTGGAGCTGGAGGTGGCGCGGCTGACGAACGCGGCGTTGGAGGAGAAGGTACGGAAGCTGACCGCGGAGAACCAGATGCGGTTGGCCGCCGCCAAGCATTACGAGGCCGCCGTCGGCGTGCTCAGGGGGAGCTTGCAGCGGGCTCTGCTGCTCCAGCagagcagaagcagaagcagtgCAGGGTGCTGCGAGGGGTACGGCGACAGCGAGGCTATCTCCGCCGCCGAGTCGTCGTGCTGCTTCGAGGCGGAAGAGAAGGGACGcgggcagcagcagcagcagcggcggcggcggcggagcggGTGGTGGTGCAAGGCGTGCGGCCGGAAGGAGGCGAGGACGCTTCTGCTGCCCTGCAAGCACCTGTGCCTCTGCGAGGAGTGTGAGCCGG